From the Halorhabdus utahensis DSM 12940 genome, one window contains:
- a CDS encoding prephenate dehydrogenase/arogenate dehydrogenase family protein encodes MNVLVVGAGEMGRWVARTLVADTTHSPDIAVTDLDSTAAQRAADAVGGRAVASETTERFELVCIAVPMPVTAEAIESYATNAEEAICDLAGIMAEPVEAMAEHAPDCERVSFHPLFAPANAPGNVPLVAAESGPVTDRVRNALTAAGNELFETTPAEHDAAMETVQARTHAAILAFGLAAEPVPDRFQTPISAGLFDLLETVTDGEPRVYADIQAAFEGVDDVAAAADRLANADDDGFEELYQAARPAQGTR; translated from the coding sequence ATGAACGTACTCGTCGTCGGGGCCGGGGAAATGGGTCGGTGGGTTGCCCGGACACTGGTGGCAGACACCACTCATTCACCGGATATTGCCGTCACCGATCTCGATTCGACTGCGGCCCAACGGGCGGCCGACGCTGTCGGCGGCCGGGCCGTCGCTTCGGAGACGACAGAGCGCTTCGAGCTGGTCTGCATCGCCGTCCCGATGCCGGTGACCGCCGAAGCGATCGAGAGTTACGCCACGAACGCTGAAGAGGCCATCTGTGATCTTGCAGGGATCATGGCCGAACCCGTCGAGGCGATGGCCGAACATGCCCCTGATTGCGAGCGGGTGAGTTTTCACCCGCTGTTCGCTCCGGCGAACGCTCCCGGGAACGTGCCGCTTGTTGCTGCTGAATCAGGCCCCGTCACGGATCGGGTTCGTAACGCGCTCACTGCCGCCGGCAACGAGCTATTCGAGACGACGCCGGCGGAACACGATGCGGCGATGGAGACCGTTCAGGCCCGGACCCACGCCGCGATCCTGGCGTTCGGGCTGGCTGCCGAGCCCGTGCCGGATCGATTCCAGACCCCCATCTCCGCGGGGTTGTTTGACTTACTTGAGACCGTCACTGACGGCGAACCCCGCGTCTATGCCGACATCCAGGCGGCGTTCGAAGGTGTCGACGACGTCGCCGCCGCGGCTGACCGACTCGCGAATGCCGACGACGATGGGTTCGAGGAATTGTATCAGGCCGCTCGCCCGGCCCAGGGGACCCGATGA
- a CDS encoding small ribosomal subunit Rsm22 family protein, whose amino-acid sequence MNPDQRDAILDSVRYLRNVRPIDPDEIREYVPDQPHPGVVTQTIRESAVELGLSERADGTFVPAPEGPLDASVDRVETFPDGYTRIVEDQLVGEFGAGWPTGESGATLRSRIRAVKESYLQGEDVAYDRLTALAYAIYHLPDYYAVGQYALGPLLADDRLPAQLRVLDIGAGVGGPALGLLDLVCDAGGIVDYHAVEPSAAADVLSELLDETARNAHTTVHRERAEDFEPDGTFDLIVFSNVLDELESPATVLEHYGDALEPDGSILALSPADKRTATGLRTIERAVEDTYTIYAPTVRLWPGETPAGECWSFDRKPDLAAPPFQQRLDDACDDTDHDDGEFRNTDVQYAYSILRRDDATAIEYRPDESRVTTMADADSYVTDRVDVVGIKLSPDLSSGPDANPLFLVGDGSEAIDHFAVLTRESTLNRGLVESQYGDLLSFENALALWNDDEGAYNLVVDAETVVDSVPVP is encoded by the coding sequence ATGAATCCCGATCAGCGTGACGCCATTTTGGACAGCGTCAGGTATCTTCGGAACGTCCGACCGATCGATCCCGACGAGATCAGGGAGTACGTTCCGGACCAGCCCCACCCGGGCGTCGTCACGCAGACGATCCGGGAATCCGCCGTCGAACTCGGTCTCTCCGAACGCGCGGACGGGACCTTCGTTCCGGCCCCCGAGGGGCCGCTCGACGCGAGCGTCGACCGGGTCGAGACGTTTCCGGACGGCTACACCCGGATCGTCGAAGATCAACTTGTCGGAGAGTTCGGTGCTGGCTGGCCGACGGGGGAGTCAGGTGCGACACTTCGCTCGCGTATCAGGGCGGTCAAGGAGTCCTACCTCCAGGGAGAGGATGTCGCCTACGATCGGCTGACTGCCCTCGCGTACGCCATCTATCACCTCCCGGATTACTATGCCGTCGGTCAGTACGCCCTGGGACCACTATTGGCCGACGATCGGTTGCCGGCACAGCTTCGGGTGCTCGACATCGGGGCCGGCGTCGGCGGTCCCGCGCTTGGCTTGCTCGATCTCGTCTGTGACGCCGGTGGTATCGTTGACTACCACGCGGTCGAACCGAGCGCCGCCGCCGACGTTCTCTCGGAACTCCTGGACGAAACTGCCCGGAACGCCCACACCACCGTCCATCGCGAGCGTGCCGAGGACTTCGAACCGGACGGGACGTTCGACCTGATCGTCTTCTCGAACGTCCTCGACGAACTCGAATCGCCGGCGACCGTCCTCGAACACTATGGCGACGCCCTCGAACCCGATGGGTCGATACTGGCGCTGTCGCCGGCCGACAAGCGGACGGCAACCGGCCTGCGGACCATCGAGCGGGCCGTCGAAGACACCTACACGATCTACGCCCCAACCGTGCGTCTCTGGCCCGGCGAGACGCCCGCCGGGGAGTGCTGGTCGTTCGATCGCAAGCCCGATCTGGCGGCCCCCCCGTTCCAACAGCGGCTTGACGATGCCTGTGACGATACCGATCACGACGACGGCGAGTTCCGCAACACGGACGTCCAGTACGCCTACTCGATCCTCCGGCGAGACGATGCGACCGCGATCGAGTACAGGCCGGATGAATCTCGCGTCACCACAATGGCCGACGCGGACTCGTACGTCACTGATCGGGTTGACGTCGTCGGGATCAAGCTCAGTCCGGACCTCAGTTCCGGCCCCGACGCGAACCCGCTGTTCCTGGTGGGCGATGGCAGCGAAGCTATCGATCACTTCGCCGTACTGACCCGCGAGTCCACACTGAACCGTGGCCTCGTCGAGAGCCAGTATGGTGACCTCCTTTCCTTCGAGAACGCGCTCGCGCTGTGGAACGACGACGAGGGTGCGTACAATCTCGTCGTCGACGCCGAGACCGTCGTCGACAGCGTGCCGGTTCCCTGA
- a CDS encoding DUF7385 family protein yields the protein MEELDVEDGFDVHDYRHGLKLLKEDRETMRLENREGFACPACSRPFERLLVSEKRMHTFNSPPGPFCLVRTAEQLLVLTHSK from the coding sequence ATGGAAGAACTCGACGTCGAGGACGGGTTCGACGTCCACGACTACCGCCACGGGCTCAAATTACTCAAGGAGGACCGGGAGACGATGCGCCTCGAGAATCGCGAGGGGTTCGCATGCCCGGCCTGTAGCCGTCCATTCGAGCGGTTACTGGTTTCAGAAAAGCGGATGCACACGTTCAATTCGCCGCCCGGGCCGTTCTGTCTCGTCCGGACGGCCGAACAGTTGCTGGTGTTGACCCATTCGAAGTGA
- the icd gene encoding NADP-dependent isocitrate dehydrogenase translates to MADAYDQVSVPSEGQPIEVIDEDADELDIPENPIVPIIHGDGIGKDVGPAAQKVLNAAAEATGREIAWMRVYAGESGRERYDENLPDDTVNAIDEFRVSIKGPLTTPVGAGFRSLNVALRQTLDFYANVRPTYYLDGVPSPMKAPEEMDMVTFRENTEDVYAGIEWEEGTDEVEEVRDFVEEEMGFDETMHDGPIGIGIKPITEYGSKRLVRKAIDYAIEHDRDKVTLVHKGNIMKFTEGQFGDWGMEVAEEEYPDEEVFAAPDSLWETQDEVDIPEDAVMVEERLADAMLQWMQLRTDEFDVLAMPNLNGDYLSDAAGAQIGGLGIAPGANFGDARVLAEPVHGSAPKRAGQNMANPTAMILSGRLMFDYMGWDEAADLVRDAVEETISAGKVTYDLERQLEDAEKLGTEEYAEEIVANIEQLA, encoded by the coding sequence GGGATCGGCAAGGATGTCGGCCCCGCCGCCCAGAAAGTGCTCAACGCCGCCGCAGAGGCGACCGGCCGCGAGATCGCCTGGATGCGCGTCTACGCCGGCGAGTCCGGCCGTGAGCGCTACGACGAGAACCTTCCGGACGATACGGTCAACGCGATCGACGAGTTCCGCGTCTCGATCAAGGGGCCGCTGACGACGCCCGTCGGCGCTGGCTTCCGCTCGCTCAACGTCGCGCTCCGGCAGACGCTCGACTTCTACGCGAACGTCCGCCCGACGTACTATCTCGACGGCGTCCCCTCGCCGATGAAGGCTCCCGAGGAGATGGACATGGTGACCTTCCGGGAGAACACCGAGGACGTCTACGCCGGCATCGAGTGGGAGGAAGGCACCGACGAGGTCGAGGAAGTCCGTGACTTCGTCGAAGAGGAGATGGGTTTCGACGAGACGATGCACGACGGCCCGATCGGCATCGGCATCAAGCCGATCACGGAGTACGGGTCCAAGCGCCTCGTCCGGAAGGCCATCGACTACGCCATCGAGCACGACCGCGACAAGGTCACGCTCGTTCACAAGGGCAACATCATGAAGTTCACCGAGGGGCAGTTCGGTGACTGGGGTATGGAAGTCGCGGAGGAGGAGTACCCCGACGAGGAGGTCTTCGCTGCGCCTGATTCCCTCTGGGAGACCCAGGACGAGGTCGACATTCCCGAAGACGCCGTCATGGTCGAGGAGCGCCTCGCCGATGCCATGCTCCAGTGGATGCAACTCCGGACCGACGAGTTCGACGTGCTCGCGATGCCGAACCTCAACGGCGATTACCTGAGCGACGCCGCCGGGGCCCAGATCGGTGGCCTCGGTATCGCACCCGGCGCGAACTTCGGCGACGCCCGCGTCCTGGCCGAGCCGGTCCACGGCTCCGCGCCCAAGCGCGCCGGCCAGAACATGGCCAACCCGACCGCGATGATCCTCTCCGGTCGCCTGATGTTCGATTACATGGGCTGGGACGAGGCCGCTGATCTCGTCCGTGACGCCGTCGAGGAAACGATTTCCGCGGGCAAAGTCACCTACGACCTCGAACGACAGCTCGAGGACGCCGAGAAACTCGGCACAGAGGAGTACGCCGAAGAGATTGTTGCGAACATCGAGCAACTGGCGTAA
- a CDS encoding fumarylacetoacetate hydrolase family protein produces MKRVRFRDPAGTIRGGRWVVEDGEAYVTTALGASDPVAADDRTYRASDVDVLAPAQPTKIVCIGRNFVDHADEQDADVPDRPLLFLKPPNTVASHGSTVSLLAGKERIDHEAELAVVIGETCHDVDASDAEDVIAGYTCFNDLSNRDDQRVETNWVRGKAFDNAAPMGPVLATPEEVPADASIELRVNGETRQSGSREDMVFSVPELIAEITDYMTLEPGDVIATGTPAGVGPLENGDTVEIEIEGIGTLEHGVHIPE; encoded by the coding sequence ATGAAACGCGTCCGCTTTCGTGACCCGGCAGGAACGATTCGGGGGGGACGGTGGGTCGTCGAGGACGGGGAGGCGTACGTCACTACTGCACTCGGAGCATCCGACCCCGTCGCGGCGGACGACCGAACGTATCGGGCCAGCGACGTCGACGTACTCGCACCGGCTCAGCCGACGAAAATCGTCTGCATCGGGCGGAACTTCGTCGACCATGCTGACGAACAGGACGCCGACGTCCCGGACCGCCCGCTGCTGTTCTTGAAGCCACCGAACACCGTCGCCAGCCACGGCTCGACGGTCTCGCTTTTGGCCGGCAAGGAACGCATCGACCACGAGGCCGAACTCGCGGTCGTGATCGGTGAGACTTGTCACGACGTGGACGCAAGCGACGCTGAAGACGTGATCGCGGGCTACACCTGCTTCAACGACCTCTCGAACCGCGACGATCAGCGTGTCGAGACCAACTGGGTCCGCGGCAAAGCCTTCGACAACGCCGCGCCGATGGGGCCGGTGCTCGCGACGCCCGAGGAGGTGCCGGCGGACGCGAGCATCGAACTCCGGGTGAACGGTGAGACGCGACAGTCGGGGAGTCGCGAGGACATGGTGTTCTCGGTGCCCGAACTGATCGCCGAGATCACCGACTACATGACCCTCGAACCCGGCGACGTGATCGCGACGGGCACGCCGGCCGGCGTCGGCCCGCTCGAAAACGGCGACACGGTCGAGATCGAGATCGAAGGGATCGGGACGCTCGAACACGGCGTCCACATCCCCGAGTGA
- the hmgA gene encoding hydroxymethylglutaryl-CoA reductase (NADPH), with amino-acid sequence MAAVTDLVERLRSGELRLYELEDIADPDDATAARREYVETEADADLETVGSYSIDAADAEPNIENMIGTVQIPMGVTGPLPVDGEAADGEYTVPLATTEGALVASVNRGVTAIRDAGGSTARIMKSGITRAPVFSVADVGEAKAVAEWVRENEAELAAVAEDTDPHIAFEDVTPYVVGDSVFLRFRYDTGDAMGMNMVTIASRAASELVEAETPAELVALSGNLCSDKKPAAINSVEGRGYTVAADVFLPDDLVEDTFHATSEAIATVNTRKNLVGSAKAGSLGFNAHVANIVGAAFLALGQDEAQVVEGSNAITSLEAREDGLYASVTLASLEVGTVGGGTALPTQSEALSVLGLAGGGDPVGSNAEALAEIIATTALAGELSLLGALASRHLSSAHEELGR; translated from the coding sequence ATGGCAGCGGTAACCGACCTGGTCGAGCGACTCCGCAGTGGGGAGCTCCGGCTGTACGAACTCGAGGACATCGCCGATCCGGACGACGCGACGGCTGCGCGCCGTGAGTACGTCGAGACAGAGGCCGACGCCGATCTAGAGACAGTCGGCTCGTACTCGATCGACGCCGCCGACGCCGAGCCCAACATCGAGAACATGATCGGGACGGTCCAGATCCCGATGGGTGTCACTGGTCCCCTGCCCGTCGACGGCGAGGCGGCCGACGGCGAGTACACCGTTCCGCTGGCGACGACCGAGGGGGCGCTGGTCGCGAGCGTCAACCGCGGCGTCACCGCGATCCGGGACGCCGGCGGGTCGACTGCCCGTATCATGAAATCGGGGATCACCCGCGCCCCTGTCTTCAGCGTCGCGGACGTCGGTGAGGCCAAGGCGGTCGCTGAGTGGGTCCGCGAGAATGAAGCCGAACTCGCGGCAGTCGCCGAGGACACCGACCCTCACATCGCCTTCGAGGACGTCACGCCGTACGTCGTCGGTGACTCCGTCTTCCTCCGGTTCCGGTACGATACCGGCGACGCCATGGGGATGAACATGGTCACGATCGCTTCTCGGGCGGCCAGCGAACTGGTCGAGGCGGAGACCCCGGCAGAGCTGGTGGCGCTCTCGGGGAACCTCTGTTCGGACAAGAAACCGGCGGCGATCAATTCCGTCGAAGGGCGGGGCTATACCGTCGCAGCCGATGTCTTCCTTCCCGACGACCTCGTCGAGGACACGTTCCACGCGACCAGCGAGGCGATTGCGACAGTCAACACCCGGAAGAACCTTGTGGGGAGTGCGAAAGCGGGCAGTCTCGGATTCAACGCCCACGTCGCCAACATTGTCGGTGCGGCCTTCCTCGCCCTGGGCCAGGACGAGGCCCAGGTCGTCGAGGGATCGAACGCGATCACGAGCCTCGAAGCCCGCGAGGACGGTCTCTACGCCAGCGTGACACTGGCCTCCCTGGAGGTCGGGACCGTCGGCGGTGGGACGGCCTTGCCGACCCAATCCGAAGCGCTGTCGGTGCTTGGCCTCGCTGGTGGTGGCGATCCCGTCGGATCGAACGCGGAAGCACTCGCGGAGATCATTGCGACGACGGCACTGGCTGGGGAACTCTCCTTGCTGGGTGCGTTAGCTTCCCGGCACCTCTCAAGCGCACACGAAGAACTCGGTCGGTGA
- a CDS encoding GNAT family N-acetyltransferase, with protein MTATDYRIEVDGDREDAYDVRFAVFVEEQGVDPDIEIDEHEDEATHFVAYADGDPVGAARLREPEAGVGKVERLAVLESHRGEGLGRELMDAVEAAARRQGLTRLILHGQLRVVDFYEHLGYEQVSDEFEEAGITHVKMAKSIDRAEDSSLSGRR; from the coding sequence ATGACCGCCACCGACTACCGCATCGAGGTCGACGGCGACCGAGAGGACGCCTACGACGTCCGCTTTGCCGTCTTCGTCGAGGAGCAGGGCGTCGATCCGGACATCGAGATCGACGAGCACGAGGATGAGGCGACCCACTTCGTCGCCTACGCCGACGGCGACCCTGTCGGCGCGGCGCGACTCCGGGAACCCGAGGCCGGCGTCGGCAAGGTCGAACGCCTGGCGGTCCTGGAGTCCCACCGTGGGGAAGGGCTTGGCCGAGAACTGATGGACGCCGTCGAGGCCGCGGCGCGACGACAGGGACTAACGCGGCTGATACTCCATGGACAGCTTCGCGTCGTCGATTTCTACGAGCATCTGGGCTACGAACAGGTCAGCGACGAGTTCGAGGAGGCCGGCATCACGCACGTGAAGATGGCCAAGTCGATAGACCGAGCGGAGGATTCAAGCCTGTCCGGTCGGAGATGA
- a CDS encoding DUF5817 domain-containing protein, producing the protein MYSVVGCTDCSALWVIEGRPETSQCPRCGKRRQFDLLRKFAQTETADAARQARAAMLAERQDLGEAFDGLDSYAEMEAAVSEAVIDDDEYLESKGVDSDEAADAGRRATEGAGGSTSREEIVRAALVELDDPDEEAIVEYAAERGVPEKYTRRALSSLVRAGDVSENRGTYRLV; encoded by the coding sequence ATGTACTCGGTGGTCGGCTGTACGGATTGCAGCGCGCTGTGGGTGATCGAGGGGCGACCCGAGACCTCGCAGTGTCCACGATGTGGCAAGCGCCGGCAGTTCGACCTCCTGCGGAAGTTCGCACAGACCGAAACAGCCGACGCCGCTCGGCAAGCCCGCGCCGCGATGCTCGCCGAACGCCAGGATCTGGGCGAGGCGTTTGACGGACTGGATTCCTACGCGGAGATGGAGGCGGCGGTGTCCGAGGCCGTGATCGACGACGACGAATACCTCGAATCGAAGGGCGTCGATAGTGACGAGGCCGCCGACGCGGGTCGACGCGCGACGGAAGGGGCCGGCGGATCGACCAGCCGTGAGGAAATCGTCCGTGCCGCTCTCGTCGAACTCGATGATCCAGACGAAGAGGCGATCGTCGAATACGCTGCCGAGCGTGGGGTGCCCGAGAAGTATACGCGACGAGCCCTCTCGTCCCTCGTCAGGGCCGGTGACGTCAGCGAAAATCGCGGCACGTATCGTCTCGTCTGA